In the Sarcophilus harrisii chromosome 1, mSarHar1.11, whole genome shotgun sequence genome, one interval contains:
- the F2RL2 gene encoding proteinase-activated receptor 3, with product MIKMKTLLWVITQLLFFSSSTLSQSGADFEPDNSGESIIDIRTFRGAPPPSEEFPVSAIEGWTGTIPTIEKCAMDKSNVVTLRVNNSTMDYLRSSLSTKLIPAMYIVVFSVGVSANTATLWMLYFQAKSISMNIFYLNLAVADLLFCVTLPFKIAYHLHGNNWLFGEVMCRVTTAVFYGNMYCTTLLLACISISRYLAIVHPFTYRGLPKRTYAMLACGLVWVTLFLYMVPLFITRQVYYLDQLGIYTCHDVHNTCEMMSPFHLYYFISLAFVGFIIPLVVISFCYISIIRTLKAYDQKWFWYIKVSLLILVIFAICFTPSNILLITHHVNYYNNNTDDLYFSYLIALCLGSLNSCLDPFLYFLMSKITDRSSAYLTMVKTS from the exons AtgatcaaaatgaaaactctcctTTGGGTAATAACTCaactgcttttcttttcatcatcaaCTCTGAGTCAAAGTG gTGCAGATTTCGAACCTGACAATTCTGGAGAGTCAATCATAGACATCAGGACCTTTCGAGGTGCTCCCCCACCAAGTGAAGAATTTCCTGTTTCTGCTATAGAAGGGTGGACTGGAACTATACCAACTATAGAGAAGTGTGCTATGGATAAATCAAATGTTGTTACACTTCGTGTAAACAACAGCACCATGGACTACCTTAGGAGCTCACTAAGCACCAAGCTAATACCTGCCATGTACATAGTGGTATTCTCAGTGGGTGTGTCAGCCAACACAGCAACCCTGTGGATGCTTTACTTCCAAGCCAAATCCATCTCCATGAACATCTTCTACCTTAACTTGGCTGTGGCAGATCTCCTCTTCTGTGTCACACTTCCCTTTAAGATAGCTTATCATCTCCATGGAAACAACTGGCTCTTTGGAGAGGTCATGTGTCGTGTGACCACTGCCGTTTTCTATGGCAATATGTATTGCACCACTCTGCTCCTTGCATGCATCAGCATCAGCCGTTACCTGGCCATTGTTCATCCTTTCACCTACCGTGGGCTCCCAAAGCGCACTTATGCGATGCTCGCTTGTGGTCTGGTATGGGTCACTCTTTTCTTATATATGGTGCCATTATTCATAACAAGGCAAGTGTATTACCTGGACCAACTTGGGATATATACCTGTCACGATGTACATAATACCTGTGAGATGATGTCACCCTTCCATCTCTACTATTTCATCTCCCTGGCCTTTGTTGGATTTATAATTCCACTTGTTGTTATTAGCTTCTGCTACATATCCATCATCCGGACACTTAAAGCCTATGATCAGAAATGGTTCTGGTATATTAAAGTGAGTCTCCTCATCCTAGTGATTTTTGCTATTTGTTTCACGCCAAGCAACATATTACTTATTACTCATCATGTGAACTACTACAACAACAACACAgatgatttatatttttcctatctCATAGCACTGTGCCTGGGCAGTCTGAACAGTTGCCTAGATCCATTCCTTTACTTTTTGATGTCCAAAATCACTGATCGGTCCAGTGCCTACCTGACAATGGTTAAGACATCTTAG